One Dromiciops gliroides isolate mDroGli1 chromosome 3, mDroGli1.pri, whole genome shotgun sequence DNA segment encodes these proteins:
- the LOC122748459 gene encoding zinc finger protein OZF-like codes for MAPGSSRPPAQESVTFKDVAVDFTQEEWGLLDPPQKELYKEVMLENAWNLLSLGLPVPREDVISYFEQREAPWMLEQEGLRRCCAGDNRREIKETPSEIGLSLEQTHQQRCLNNDHSDFDRREICAVLHQRIHTGEKPFECNQCGKTFTWRSHFVTHQRIHTGEKPHGTFECNQCGKTFTSSYHLFNHQRIHTGEKPFECSQCGKTFQWRSTLVIHQRIHTGEKPFECNQCGKTFTSRSHLVTHQRIHTGEKPFECNQCGKTLTTRYHLFNHQRIHTGEKPFECNQCGKTFSWRSHFVTHQRIHTGEKPFECNLCAKTFTWKSALLRHQRIHTGEKPFECNQCGKTFTSNYHLLTHQRIQTGEKPFECNQCGKTFTWSFRLFNHQRIHTGEKPFECKQCGKTFTWKSALFKHHRIHTGEKPFECNQCGKTFTQRSNLISHHRIHTGEKPFECNLCGETFSWRSSLVEHQSIHTGKKPFECNQCGETFSWRSGLVRHQRIHTREKPFVCNQCGKSFPLRSVLVRHQRIHTGEKPYKCSHCGKAFIVKSALVSHQSIHRE; via the exons ATGGCTCCTGGGAGCAGCAGACCCCCAGCCCAG GAGTCagtgacattcaaggatgtggctgtggacttcacccaggaggagtggggGCTCTTGGACCCCCCTCAGAAGGAGctgtacaaggaggtcatgctggagaatgccTGGAACCTGCTCTCCCTGG GGCTTCCCGTTCCCAGAGAAGATGTGATCTCTTATTTTGAGCAAAGGGAAGCACCGTGGATGCTGGAGCAAGAAGGCCTGAGGCGCTGCTGTGCAG gaGATAACAGACGTGAAATAAAAGAGACTCCTTCAGAGATAGGCCTTTCTTTGGAACAAACTCACCAACAAAGATGCCTAAATAATGATCACTCTGACTTTGATAGGAGAGAAATCTGTGCTGTActgcatcagagaattcacactggggagaaaccttttgaatgtaatcaatgtggaaagactttcacatggaGGTCCCATTTTGTTacccatcagagaattcacactggggagaaacc acatggaA cttttgaatgtaatcagtgtggaaagactttcacatcgAGCTACCATCTTTTtaaccatcagagaatccacactggagagaaaccatttgAATGTAgccaatgtggaaagactttccaaTGGAGGTCAACACTTGTTATCCATCAGAGAatacacactggagagaaaccttttgaatgtaatcaatgtggaaagactttcacatcaAGGTCCCATCTTGttacacatcagagaatccacactggggagaaaccttttgaatgtaatcaatgtggaaagactttaaCAACGAGGTACCATCTTTTtaaccatcagagaatccacactggagagaaaccttttgaatgtaatcaatgtggaaagactttctcATGGAGGTCCCATTTTGTtacccatcagagaatccacactggagagaaaccttttgaatgtaatctgTGTGCAAAGACTTTCACATGGAAGTCAGCTCTTCttagacatcagagaattcacactggagagaaaccttttgaatgtaatcagtgtggaaagactttcacatcaAACTACCATCTTTTGACCCATCAGAGAATCCagactggagagaaaccttttgaatgtaatcagtgtggaaagactttcacatggaGCTTCCGTCTTTTTAACCATcaaagaatccacactggagagaaaccttttgaatgtaagcaatgtggaaagactttcacatggaAGTCAGCTCTTTTTAAACATCatagaatccacactggagaaaaaccttttgaatgtaatcagtgtggaaagactttcacacagaGGTCAAATCTTATTTCCCATCatagaatccatactggagagaaaccttttgaatgtaatctgTGTGGGGAGACTTTCTCATGGAGGTCAAGTCTTGTTGAACATCAGAGTATTCATACTGgaaagaaaccttttgaatgtaatcagtgtggggAGACCTTCTCATGGAGGTCAGGTCTTGttagacatcagagaattcatactagagagaaaccttttgtatgtaatcagtgtggaaagagttTCCCATTGAGGTCAGTTCTTGTTAGAcaccagagaatccacactggagagaaaccttataaatgtagtCACTGTGGTAAAGCCTTCATTGTAAAGTCAGCCCTTGTTTCTCATCAGAGCATTCATAGGGAATAG